A genomic window from Providencia alcalifaciens includes:
- a CDS encoding serine/threonine protein kinase: MDMDLTEQSSFHFSGISPDLILDALMEAGIYPESGLTELNSYENRVYQFQDENRQRYVVKFYRPERWNRSQIQEEHDFTLELQDEGLSVAAPLEFAGQTVLEFGGFMFALFPSIGGRQYETDNLFQLEGVGHLLGRVHQIGKQRNFAFRPTLGVEEYLDQPRNIIATSSLITERDKAPLIDSLDKLIAQVKALWPAQQSFIRLQGDCHPGNILWRDEAWLVDFDDARNGPAVQDLWMLLNGSRQEQIIQLDTLLEAYNEFCDFDVRELKLIEPLRAMRMVHYLGWILRRWQDPAFPKAFSWIQSADFWQKQSIEFAQQTERLLDVPLQLNPQF, encoded by the coding sequence GCGGGAATTTACCCGGAATCAGGGCTGACAGAGCTTAACAGCTACGAAAATCGCGTTTACCAATTTCAGGATGAAAACCGCCAACGCTATGTGGTGAAATTTTATCGTCCTGAGCGTTGGAACCGTTCTCAAATTCAAGAAGAGCATGATTTTACCCTTGAGTTACAAGATGAAGGCCTATCGGTGGCTGCGCCTTTAGAATTTGCCGGACAAACGGTATTAGAGTTTGGTGGGTTTATGTTTGCACTCTTTCCGAGTATCGGAGGGCGCCAATATGAAACGGATAACTTATTCCAGCTTGAGGGTGTCGGTCACTTATTAGGGCGTGTACATCAAATAGGTAAACAGCGAAACTTTGCATTTCGTCCGACTCTTGGAGTGGAAGAGTACCTTGACCAACCGAGAAATATTATCGCCACCAGTTCATTAATTACTGAACGTGATAAAGCACCATTGATAGATTCACTGGATAAGTTGATTGCCCAAGTTAAAGCTCTGTGGCCTGCTCAGCAATCTTTTATTCGTCTACAAGGGGATTGCCATCCCGGCAATATTTTGTGGCGTGATGAAGCTTGGCTGGTGGATTTTGACGATGCACGCAATGGTCCTGCGGTGCAAGATTTATGGATGTTGCTTAATGGTTCGCGCCAAGAGCAAATTATCCAACTGGATACGTTGTTAGAAGCGTATAACGAGTTTTGTGATTTTGATGTACGTGAGTTAAAGCTGATTGAACCGCTGCGTGCGATGCGAATGGTGCATTATTTAGGATGGATCCTTCGCCGCTGGCAAGATCCCGCTTTCCCGAAAGCATTTTCTTGGATCCAATCCGCTGATTTTTGGCAAAAACAATCTATCGAGTTTGCACAGCAAACTGAGCGGTTGTTAGATGTTCCTTTGCAATTGAACCCGCAATTTTAA
- the dsbA gene encoding thiol:disulfide interchange protein DsbA: MKKIMLALIGIAMSFGAAAANYSEGKEYTDVKPPVQDLPQVLEFFSFYCPHCYQFESIYKVPQTVAENLPEGVTKARYHVDFLGPLGAQMTQAWAVAMVLKVEDKVTPILFEGIQKTQTINTPADIRNAFIKAGVTGEEYDAALNSFVVKSLVAKQQNAAQDLKLRGVPALFVDGQYQIRNNGISVDNAEDYAKEYSKVVNFLVSKK, from the coding sequence ATGAAAAAAATCATGTTGGCTCTGATTGGTATTGCCATGTCTTTTGGTGCTGCGGCAGCAAATTATTCAGAAGGTAAAGAGTACACGGATGTTAAGCCGCCAGTACAAGATTTACCGCAAGTTCTGGAGTTTTTCTCATTCTATTGCCCACACTGTTATCAGTTTGAAAGCATCTACAAAGTGCCACAAACGGTTGCGGAAAACCTGCCTGAAGGTGTCACTAAAGCCCGTTATCACGTTGATTTCTTAGGCCCTCTAGGGGCTCAAATGACTCAGGCGTGGGCTGTGGCGATGGTGCTGAAAGTCGAAGATAAAGTGACGCCAATTCTGTTTGAAGGTATTCAAAAAACTCAAACTATCAATACTCCAGCGGATATCCGTAATGCATTTATTAAAGCGGGAGTAACAGGTGAAGAATACGATGCAGCGCTAAATAGCTTTGTCGTGAAATCGTTAGTTGCTAAGCAACAAAATGCCGCACAAGATTTAAAACTGCGTGGCGTGCCAGCGTTATTCGTCGATGGTCAATATCAAATCCGTAATAACGGAATTTCTGTCGATAACGCAGAGGATTATGCTAAAGAATACTCAAAAGTTGTGAACTTCTTAGTCAGTAAAAAATAA